One genomic window of Solanum dulcamara chromosome 12, daSolDulc1.2, whole genome shotgun sequence includes the following:
- the LOC129877727 gene encoding uncharacterized protein LOC129877727, with product MTNSSGDDKKDETKLVLGYLHSEQYPKSDHNFAPSYLNRTYHYPPPYDLYQYQYPYYYYPNYQSNHYNDDTSNNNNDNNIVQPQLSNVPPPRRKIITFCRVLFCLIVVLILSFSIFFVVRIWKNYAYYPSFEVVSFVVHSFNISNSTNKLTADWEVDVRVRNSNRKVEISFEYIATSLMYKLQLLEVSFSAPFDVPGKSNVKFHVDSNIPNLNQVKIGGLVVNEMARDLRRRDNLLIDLRIEANIMNKGSNSYYRRALYVLCDGLMLNFKNSSSLPEWDGQINNYKMECTYDDTWWDIIWQPW from the exons ATGACAAATTCTTCAGGTGATGATAAAAAAGACGAAACAAAACTCGTATTAGGTTATCTACATTCTGAACAATATCCTAAATCGGATCATAATTTTGCCCCGTCTTATCTCAATCGTACATATCACTATCCTCCACCATATGATCTATATCAATATCAATACCCCTATTATTACTATccaaattatcaatcaaatcaCTATAACGATGACactagcaacaacaacaatgataataatatcgTGCAACCCCAATTATCCAATGTACCCCCACCACGGCGAAAGATTATAACTTTTTGTCGTGTCCTTTTTTGCCTTATCGTTGTTCTAATATTGAGTTTCAGTATTTTTTTCGTAGTTcgaatttggaaaaattacgCATATTACCCTTCATTTGAGGTTGTATCATTTGTTGTACATTCTTTCAACATATCAAATTCTACAAATAAGTTGACAGCTGATTGGGAAGTAGATGTGAGGGTGAGGAATTCAAATAGGAAAGTGGAAATTAGTTTTGAGTACATAGCAACTAGCTTGATGTACAAACTTCAACTACTTGAAGTGTCGTTCAGCGCACCTTTTGATGTGCCTGGAAAAAGCAACGTTAAGTTTCATGTCGATTCTAATATTCCGAATCTGAATCAGGTGAAAATAGGAGGCCTCGTAGTCAATGAAATGGCTCGAGATTTGAGAAGACGTGACAACTTGTTAATTGATTTGAGGATAGAAGctaatataatgaataaagGTAGCAACAGCTACTACAGAAGAGCgttatatgtattatgtgatgGTTTAATGTtgaatttcaagaattcatctAGTTTGCCAGAGTGGGAcggtcaaataaataattacaaaaTGGAATGCACTTACGACGATACTTGGTG GGATATCATATGGCAACCTTGGTGA
- the LOC129877728 gene encoding exocyst complex component EXO70A1-like has protein sequence MAAYAVVMENLKERSEFMNESMQKSQTITDNMISILGSFDHRLSALETAMRPTQIRTHSIRKAHENIDKTLKVAESILGQFDLARQTEAIILRGPHEDLESYLEAVNQLRRIVKFFSTPKGLKSSIGLINHISSLLAKSVLKLEEEFRQLLTLYSKPVEPDRLFDCLPQSLRPSIGSPSKGDGSGTKEHQRSLETVVYHPPALIPPRILPLLHELAQQMIQAGHQQQLYTIYNEIRSAVVEQSLRKLGVERLGKEDVQKMQWEVLEAKIGNWIHFMRISVKLLFAAEKKVSDQIFEGQDSLGDQCFAEVTGNSVAVLLSFGEAIAKSKRSPEKLFVLLDMYEIMRELQSAMDNIFGSQYCSEMREAAKVLTNRLAETAQETFVDFEEAVEKDATKTSVLDGTVHPLTSYVINYVKFLFDYQSTLKQLFGDADDGHSKDQLGVITTRILQALQTNLDGKSKQYKDPALTQLFLMNNIHYIVRSVRRSEAKDVLGDDWVQIHRRVVQQHANQYKRISWSKILQTLSVQGASSAGNSSFTGEVVSNNTGISRSAVKDRFKTFNMLFEEIHQRQSQWTVPDSELRESLRLAVAEVLLPAYRSFAKRFGPMIEGGKNPQKYIRYSPEDLERMLAEFFEGKTWKGP, from the exons ATGGCGGCTTACGCAGTAGTAATGGAAAATCTGAAAGAGAGATCAGAATTTATGAACGAATCGATGCAGAAAAGCCAAACAATTACTGATAATATGATCTCCATTCTCGGCTCCTTTGATCACCGCCTCTCCGCCCTCGAAACCGCAATGCGTCCTACTCAG ATAAGGACACATTCGATTAGGAAAGCACATGAGAATATTGACAAGACATTGAAGGTAGCTGAGTCGATATTAGGTCAATTCGATCTCGCACGTCAG ACAGAGGCCATAATATTACGAGGGCCACATGAGGATTTGGAAAGTTATCTGGAAGCAGTTAATCAACTAAGGAGAATTGTTAAATTTTTCAGCACTCCCAAAGGCCTTAAGAGTAGTATTGGTCTGATTAACCATATCTCCAGTTTACTCGCAAAGTCTGTTCTTAAGCTTGAAGAAGAGTTCCGTCAGCTTCTAACATTGTACAG TAAACCTGTGGAACCTGATCGTCTTTTTGATTGCCTCCCCCAATCTCTGAGACCATCTATAGGATCACCTAGTAAGGGTGATGGTTCTGGAACGAAAGAGCACCAAAGAAGTTTAGAAACAGTTGTTTACCATCCTCCAGCGCTCATCCCTCCTAGAATACTGCCCTTGCTACATGAGTTGGCTCAGCAAATGATTCAGGCCGGCCATCAACAACAATTGTATACTATTTATAA TGAAATACGTTCTGCGGTCGTGGAACAGAGTCTTAGAAAATTAGGTGTGGAAAGACTTGGTAAAGAGGATGTACAGAAAATGCAGTGGGAAGTTTTAGAGGCAAAAATAGGAAACTGGATTCACTTCATGCGGATATCC GTAAAACTCTTATTTGCTGCAGAGAAGAAAGTCTCTGATCAAATTTTTGAAGGTCAGGATAGTCTTGGAGATCAATGTTTTGCAGAGGTTACTGGAAATAGTGTTGCGGTGTTGCTTAGCTTTGGAGAAGCCATTGCCAAAAGCAAACGATCGCCTGAAAAGCTATTTGTCCTTCTAGATATGTATGAGATAATGAGAGAACTTCAGTCAGCG atggataatatttttggaagtcaatATTGCAGTGAAATGCGAGAAGCTGCTAAAGTGTTGACTAATCGTCTAGCTGAGACAGCGCAAGAGACCTTTGTGGATTTTGAAGAAGCAGTAGAAAAAGATGCCACCAAGACTTCTGTTCTTGATGGAACTGTCCATCCTTTAACTAGTTATGTGATTAATTATGTTAAGTTTTTATTTGA CTATCAATCAACTCTAAAGCAACTTTTTGGAGACGCTGATGATGGTCATTCGAAAGACCAGTTGGGAGTTATAACCACACGGATATTGCAAGCTCTTCAGACTAACTTGGACGGGAAGTCTAAGCAATACAAAGATCCTGCATTGACTCAACTATTTCTGATGAATAACATTCACTATATTGTAAGATCTGTTCGCAG GTCAGAAGCAAAGGACGTGCTTGGTGATGATTGGGTGCAAATACATAGAAGGGTAGTCCAGCAGCATGCAAATCAGTACAAGAGGATCTCTTGGTCTAAG ATTCTGCAGACTCTCTCCGTCCAAGGAGCTTCATCAGCTGGAAATTCTTCATTTACTGGTGAAGTTGTCAGTAATAACACTGGTATCTCTAGGTCTGCGGTGAAAGATAGGTTTAAGACCTTCAACATGTTATTTGAGGAGATTCATCAGAGGCAATCTCAATGGACAGTTCCTGATAGTGAGTTGCGTGAGTCTTTAAGGCTGGCAGTTGCCGAAGTCCTATTGCCTGCATATAGGTCTTTTGCTAAGCGTTTCGG GCCCATGATTGAGGGTGGCAAAAATCCGCAGAAGTATATCAGATACAGTCCGGAGGATCTTGAACGAATGCTGGCTGAGTTTTTTGAAGGAAAAACCTGGAAAGGACCTTAA
- the LOC129877571 gene encoding NDR1/HIN1-like protein 1, protein MSVKECTHHKDRKRKLVRRCCAGILIFLFIVLLTILLVWAILQPKKPRFILQDATIFNFNVSAPNIFSTSIQITIFARNPNDKIGVYYDKMKTYANYHNQQITYYTQIPSVYQGHKDVNIWSPFVFSNNVPISPLNGPDLKEDQQNGGVWIDFKIVGRVKWRVGTITTGHYHLHVTCTAYVPFGNHPGDGGIMVGNNAMKYQLARSCDVSV, encoded by the coding sequence ATGTCAGTCAAGGAGTGCACCCACCACAAGGACAGGAAACGAAAATTAGTCCGGCGATGCTGTGCCGGAATACTCATCTTCCTCTTCATCGTCCTCTTAACTATCCTCTTAGTCTGGGCAATTCTTCAACCCAAAAAACCCAGATTCATTCTCCAAGATGCTACAATCTTCAATTTCAACGTTTCCGCCCCCAATATCTTCTCTACATCGATCCAAATCACCATATTCGCCCGAAACCCTAACGACAAAATTGGCGTTTACTACGATAAAATGAAAACATACGCCAATTATCACAATCAACAAATCACTTATTATACCCAAATTCCTTCAGTTTATCAAGGTCATAAAGACGTTAACATATGGTCGCCGTTCGTTTTCAGTAACAATGTTCCGATTTCACCTTTAAATGGACCAGACCTGAAAGAAGACCAGCAAAACGGCGGCGTTTGGATCGATTTCAAGATTGTCGGCCGTGTGAAATGGAGAGTTGGGACGATTACGACTGGGCATTACCATTTACATGTTACGTGTACGGCTTATGTACCGTTCGGAAATCATCCCGGCGACGGCGGAATTATGGTCGGAAATAACGCCATGAAGTATCAACTTGCCCGGAGCTGTGATGTGAGTGTTTAA